A genome region from Micromonospora peucetia includes the following:
- a CDS encoding ABC transporter ATP-binding protein — protein MTTISANQTAATPTATSTLDLAGVSRWYGNVVAVNDVSMSLGPGVTGLLGPNGAGKTTLLHMMAGFLAPSRGAVSLDGRPTWRNPDVYRRLGLVSEREAVHTFLTAHEFVLASAKLHRLPDPAEAARKAIALVEMEGAQDRRIGTYSKGMRQRARVAAALVHEPQVLLLDEPFNGMDPRQRLHMMELLHRLGDAGRTILFSSHILEEVEQVSGTVQVMVAGRLAASGDFRTIRRLMTNRPHVFAVHSTDDRALAVALMAEASVTGVELGRTGLTVRAGDYGAFTRVLPKIALAEGIRVRQLVPEDESLESVFSYLVEA, from the coding sequence ATGACCACGATCAGCGCCAACCAGACGGCGGCGACACCGACCGCCACCAGCACCCTCGACCTCGCCGGCGTCTCCCGCTGGTACGGCAACGTGGTGGCGGTCAACGACGTCAGCATGAGCCTCGGCCCCGGGGTCACCGGCCTGCTCGGCCCGAACGGCGCGGGCAAGACCACCCTGCTGCACATGATGGCGGGCTTCCTGGCCCCGTCGCGCGGTGCGGTGAGCCTGGACGGCCGGCCCACCTGGCGCAATCCCGACGTCTACCGCCGGCTCGGCCTGGTCAGCGAGCGGGAGGCGGTGCACACCTTCCTCACCGCGCACGAGTTCGTGCTGGCCAGCGCGAAGCTGCACCGGCTGCCGGACCCGGCGGAGGCGGCCCGAAAGGCCATCGCCCTGGTGGAGATGGAGGGCGCGCAGGACCGCCGGATCGGCACCTACTCCAAAGGCATGCGGCAGCGTGCCCGGGTGGCGGCGGCGCTGGTGCACGAGCCGCAGGTGCTGCTGCTCGACGAGCCGTTCAACGGGATGGACCCGCGCCAGCGGCTGCACATGATGGAGCTGCTGCACCGCCTCGGCGACGCCGGCCGCACCATCCTGTTCAGCTCGCACATCCTGGAGGAGGTCGAGCAGGTCTCCGGCACCGTCCAGGTGATGGTCGCCGGCCGGCTGGCCGCCTCCGGCGACTTCCGCACCATCCGCCGGCTGATGACCAACCGGCCGCACGTCTTCGCCGTGCACTCCACCGACGACCGGGCGCTCGCCGTGGCGCTGATGGCCGAGGCGTCGGTGACCGGGGTCGAGCTGGGCCGCACCGGGTTGACCGTGCGGGCCGGCGACTACGGCGCGTTCACCCGCGTCCTGCCGAAGATCGCCCTGGCGGAGGGCATCCGGGTGCGGCAACTGGTGCCCGAGGACGAGTCCCTGGAGAGCGTCTTCTCCTACCTGGTGGAGGCCTGA
- a CDS encoding ABC transporter permease subunit translates to MSTVSWITVRGLFGRRRFLLLLPLPVVLVLLAVLSRALGVDPGEWGPPVLVGLGLAVVLPVVALIVGTGVLGAEIDDGTIVHVLTKPLPRWQIVLPKLAVAAGVTAVTVAVPLYVAGVLADSVRLGLALAAASAVGALAYSALFVALSLVTRRPVLLGLVYVLIWEGLLGNVVSGTQVLSVQQYVITLADRLAPTGLLETSVSVPVAAVMAAVISVGFTALAIDRLRSYSVAGETS, encoded by the coding sequence ATGTCTACCGTTTCCTGGATCACCGTGCGGGGGCTGTTCGGGCGTCGCCGGTTCCTGCTGCTGTTGCCGCTGCCCGTGGTGTTGGTGCTGCTCGCCGTCCTCTCCCGCGCGCTCGGGGTGGATCCGGGCGAGTGGGGCCCGCCGGTGCTGGTCGGCCTCGGCCTGGCCGTGGTGCTCCCGGTGGTCGCCCTGATCGTCGGCACCGGCGTGCTGGGGGCCGAGATCGACGACGGCACGATCGTGCACGTCCTGACCAAGCCGCTGCCGCGCTGGCAGATCGTGCTGCCCAAGTTGGCCGTGGCCGCCGGCGTCACCGCCGTCACCGTCGCCGTGCCGCTCTACGTCGCGGGCGTGCTGGCTGATTCCGTACGCCTCGGCCTGGCGCTCGCCGCCGCGTCGGCGGTCGGCGCGCTGGCGTACTCGGCGCTGTTCGTGGCGCTCAGCCTGGTCACCCGGCGGCCGGTGCTGCTCGGCCTGGTCTATGTGCTGATCTGGGAGGGGCTGCTCGGCAACGTGGTCAGCGGCACCCAGGTGCTCTCCGTCCAGCAGTACGTGATCACCCTCGCCGACCGGCTCGCCCCCACCGGGCTGCTGGAGACCAGCGTCTCGGTGCCGGTGGCCGCGGTGATGGCCGCGGTGATCAGCGTAGGGTTCACCGCGCTGGCCATCGACCGGCTCCGTTCGTACAGCGTGGCCGGCGAGACGAGCTGA
- a CDS encoding trypsin-like serine protease, with protein MRIRRRVVVAGVAAACVVAGVVVAVVPSLGGSDRTPAAATGTGVSTDDGDPTPTEVPPPSSGAGPGSRAGGSPGTTAPRPVTVPARPAATVAKDSPASVSYLRERYGVGPDEAARRLALQELSAPLAERLAEEFPREYGGMWLDQAAGGVLTLAATDVAPVAAAVSGVPDAAHVRVVPVRHSLRELTDAAARTATALDAAAGTDVVVDQQTNEVLILTGDRIATDDARLAGALAAAGVPARAQARIADPAVQKACDPRYCAKAPMRGGIRLDVPRDDGTVGGCTSGFTVVVSGRSPYVLTAGHCVVGGRHQLVDRTWHQFLGPKVPVTVEAPNPGLAENAYPYDYAIMPYQRGASARWSSPSGGATAPGLVNYWCVPDNPRCGATGSRDVPITGHVPWSAIQTGWVVCATGAAYTPKAGEKYVDSGAGAGYLPGTRCGEIIGKTSGGIDVRICARPGDSGGPLFTETDGKALGILSHGDPGQGACTNPNERNSYAPVSTILDRANARTGNLLRIRLAARSLSAPVPR; from the coding sequence GTGCGGATCCGACGGCGGGTCGTGGTGGCCGGGGTGGCCGCCGCATGTGTGGTGGCCGGGGTGGTCGTCGCGGTGGTGCCGTCGCTGGGCGGCAGCGACCGCACGCCGGCCGCCGCGACGGGGACCGGAGTGTCGACGGACGACGGCGACCCCACCCCGACAGAGGTGCCGCCGCCCAGCTCCGGTGCCGGCCCCGGCAGTCGCGCCGGTGGCAGCCCCGGGACGACAGCACCCCGGCCGGTGACCGTTCCGGCCCGTCCGGCCGCCACGGTCGCCAAGGACAGCCCCGCCTCCGTCTCCTACCTGCGCGAGCGGTACGGGGTCGGCCCGGACGAGGCGGCCCGGCGGCTCGCGTTGCAGGAACTCTCGGCCCCGCTCGCCGAACGGCTCGCCGAGGAGTTCCCCCGCGAGTACGGCGGCATGTGGCTGGACCAGGCCGCCGGCGGCGTCCTCACCCTCGCCGCCACCGACGTCGCACCCGTGGCGGCGGCGGTCAGCGGCGTGCCGGACGCCGCGCACGTCCGGGTGGTGCCGGTGCGGCACTCGCTGCGCGAACTCACCGACGCGGCGGCCCGGACCGCCACCGCCCTCGACGCAGCCGCCGGCACCGATGTGGTGGTGGACCAGCAGACCAACGAGGTGCTCATACTCACCGGCGACCGGATCGCCACGGACGACGCCCGGCTGGCCGGAGCGCTCGCCGCGGCCGGGGTGCCGGCCCGCGCGCAGGCCCGGATCGCCGACCCGGCCGTGCAGAAGGCCTGCGACCCGCGCTACTGCGCGAAGGCGCCGATGCGCGGCGGCATCCGGCTGGACGTGCCGCGCGACGACGGCACCGTGGGCGGCTGCACCTCCGGCTTCACCGTCGTCGTCTCGGGGCGCAGCCCGTACGTGCTGACCGCGGGGCACTGCGTCGTCGGGGGGCGGCACCAGTTGGTGGACCGGACGTGGCACCAGTTCCTCGGCCCGAAGGTGCCGGTGACCGTGGAGGCGCCGAACCCGGGCCTGGCCGAGAACGCCTACCCGTACGACTACGCGATCATGCCGTACCAGCGGGGGGCGTCGGCCCGCTGGTCGTCCCCGAGCGGTGGCGCCACCGCCCCCGGCCTGGTCAACTACTGGTGCGTGCCGGACAACCCCCGGTGCGGGGCCACCGGCAGCCGGGACGTGCCGATCACCGGACACGTGCCGTGGAGCGCCATCCAGACCGGCTGGGTGGTCTGCGCGACCGGCGCGGCGTACACGCCGAAGGCCGGCGAGAAGTACGTCGACTCCGGCGCCGGCGCCGGCTACCTGCCCGGCACCCGCTGCGGGGAGATCATCGGCAAGACCAGCGGCGGCATCGACGTCCGGATCTGCGCCCGGCCGGGCGACAGCGGCGGGCCGCTGTTCACCGAGACCGACGGCAAGGCGCTCGGCATCCTCTCGCACGGCGACCCGGGGCAGGGCGCCTGCACGAACCCGAACGAGCGGAACTCCTACGCCCCGGTCTCCACCATCCTGGACCGGGCGAACGCCCGCACCGGCAATCTGCTGCGGATCCGGCTGGCCGCCAGGAGTCTGAGCGCTCCGGTCCCCCGCTGA
- a CDS encoding methylated-DNA--[protein]-cysteine S-methyltransferase gives MSMNDSTVIDTPAGPLSIMVGPAGAVRAAGFTGDPESLLPLVHPTMRAPLRHRADLGPVSTAVAAYLAGELTAIDAVPVEQHTRGAFMAHAWQVLREVKPGDPVTYTAYAGLAGRPAAVRAAAAACARNAAALFVPCHRVLRTDGTLGGYRWGLDVKEWLLGHERR, from the coding sequence ATGAGCATGAACGACAGCACCGTCATCGACACCCCCGCCGGGCCGCTCAGCATCATGGTCGGCCCGGCCGGCGCGGTCCGGGCGGCGGGCTTCACCGGCGACCCGGAGAGCCTGCTCCCCCTGGTGCACCCGACCATGAGGGCGCCGTTGCGGCACCGGGCCGACCTCGGCCCGGTCAGCACCGCCGTGGCCGCCTACCTGGCCGGCGAGCTGACCGCGATCGACGCCGTACCGGTGGAGCAGCACACCCGGGGCGCGTTCATGGCGCACGCCTGGCAGGTGCTGCGCGAGGTGAAACCGGGCGATCCGGTGACGTACACCGCCTACGCCGGGCTGGCCGGCCGCCCCGCCGCCGTACGCGCCGCCGCCGCGGCCTGCGCCCGCAACGCCGCCGCCCTCTTCGTCCCCTGCCACCGGGTGCTGCGCACCGACGGGACGCTCGGCGGCTACCGCTGGGGGCTGGACGTGAAGGAGTGGCTCCTCGGTCATGAACGACGGTGA
- the valS gene encoding valine--tRNA ligase, translating to MTDTERTARAGIPERPTLDGLEETWARRWQEEGTYAFGRAKPTVPGRSAASDAPSRNGRRSDVYAIDTPPPTVSGELHMGHVFSYTHTDVVARFQRMRGRTVFYPMGWDDNGLPTERRVQNVYGVRCDPTLPYDPDRRAPETPVSEAARRDPTPVSRRNFIELCERLTADDEQVFEALWRRLGLSVDWSLTYTTIGRVARATSQRAFLRNLARGEAYQAQAPTLWDVGFATAVAQAELEDRERPGAYHRLRFAGPGGREVLVDTTRPELLPACVALVCHPDDERYADLVGDTVRTPVFGVPVPVRAHPLADPAKGTGTAMVCTFGDLTDVTWWRDLQLSTRVVIGRDGRMLSEPPAGVPGQPYAALAGQTVNGARRTLVELLADSGDLVGEPRPISHPVKFYERGDRPLEIVSTRQWYLRNGGRDAGLRDELLARGGELHWVPEHMRHRYAHWVGGLTGDWLVSRQRFFGVPVPVWYRLDDAGEPDWSHPLTPAESALPIDPSSDAPPGFEESQRGRPGGFVGDPDVLDTWATSSLTPQIASGWETDPELFAQVFPMDLRPQGQEIIRTWLFSTVVRSHLEHGVLPWRDTVLSGWILDPDRKKMSKSKGNVVTPMALLEQHGSDAVRYWAANGRPGMDLAFDPAQIKVGRRLATKLLNASRFALGLGAADALRAPATEPLDRAMLAELSGVVAAATSALEAYDHTAALQVAEGFFWRFCDDYIELVKERAYGSGPGADSARAALANALSAQLRLFAPVLPYATEEVWSWWRYGSVHRAPWPTTYEVDRAIQGAGEPALLRLAADALGQVRRAKSERKLSMKAEVPLAEALGPAALLEQLTVIGDDLRAAGRIAKLDLLPDRTPELVIACAF from the coding sequence ATGACCGATACGGAGAGGACGGCCCGCGCCGGCATCCCCGAGCGTCCGACCCTGGACGGGCTCGAGGAGACCTGGGCGCGTCGTTGGCAGGAGGAGGGCACGTACGCGTTCGGCCGGGCGAAGCCGACCGTTCCGGGTCGCAGCGCGGCGTCAGACGCGCCGAGCCGGAATGGCCGCAGGTCCGACGTGTACGCGATCGACACCCCGCCGCCGACCGTATCCGGCGAACTGCACATGGGACACGTCTTCTCGTACACGCACACCGACGTGGTGGCCCGGTTCCAGCGGATGCGCGGTCGGACCGTCTTCTACCCGATGGGCTGGGACGACAACGGCCTGCCCACCGAGCGCCGGGTGCAGAACGTGTACGGCGTGCGCTGCGATCCGACGCTGCCGTACGACCCGGACCGGCGGGCCCCGGAGACTCCTGTGAGCGAGGCGGCCCGCAGGGACCCGACCCCGGTCTCCCGGCGCAACTTCATCGAGCTCTGCGAGCGGCTGACCGCCGACGACGAGCAGGTCTTCGAGGCGCTCTGGCGGCGGCTCGGGCTCTCCGTGGACTGGTCGCTGACGTACACCACCATCGGCCGGGTGGCCCGGGCGACGTCGCAGCGGGCGTTCCTGCGGAATCTGGCCCGGGGCGAGGCGTACCAGGCGCAGGCCCCGACGCTCTGGGACGTCGGCTTCGCCACCGCCGTCGCCCAGGCGGAGCTGGAGGACCGGGAGCGGCCCGGGGCGTACCACCGGCTGCGGTTCGCCGGGCCGGGCGGGCGCGAGGTGCTCGTCGACACCACCCGCCCGGAGCTGCTGCCGGCCTGCGTGGCGCTGGTCTGCCACCCCGACGACGAGCGGTACGCCGACCTGGTCGGCGACACCGTGCGTACACCGGTCTTCGGGGTGCCGGTGCCAGTGCGGGCGCACCCGCTGGCGGACCCGGCCAAGGGCACCGGCACCGCGATGGTCTGCACGTTCGGCGACCTGACCGACGTGACCTGGTGGCGGGATCTCCAACTGAGCACCCGCGTGGTGATCGGCCGCGACGGCCGGATGCTGTCCGAGCCGCCGGCCGGCGTGCCGGGGCAGCCGTACGCGGCACTGGCCGGGCAGACCGTCAACGGTGCCCGGCGGACGCTGGTGGAGTTGCTGGCCGACTCCGGCGACCTGGTCGGCGAGCCGCGGCCGATCAGCCACCCGGTGAAGTTCTACGAGCGCGGCGACCGGCCGCTGGAGATCGTCTCGACCCGGCAGTGGTATCTGCGCAACGGCGGACGCGACGCGGGCCTGCGCGACGAACTGCTGGCCCGGGGCGGGGAGCTGCACTGGGTGCCGGAGCACATGCGGCACCGCTACGCGCACTGGGTGGGCGGCCTGACCGGTGACTGGCTGGTCAGCCGGCAGCGCTTCTTCGGGGTGCCGGTGCCGGTCTGGTACCGGCTCGACGACGCTGGCGAGCCGGACTGGTCCCACCCTCTCACGCCGGCGGAGTCCGCGCTGCCGATCGATCCCTCCAGCGACGCCCCGCCGGGTTTCGAGGAGTCGCAGCGGGGCCGGCCGGGTGGCTTCGTCGGCGACCCGGACGTGCTCGACACCTGGGCCACCTCGTCGCTGACCCCACAGATCGCCAGCGGGTGGGAGACCGACCCGGAGCTGTTCGCCCAGGTCTTCCCGATGGACCTGCGCCCGCAGGGGCAGGAGATCATCCGCACCTGGCTGTTCTCCACGGTGGTCCGCTCACACCTGGAGCACGGCGTCCTGCCCTGGCGGGACACGGTGCTCTCCGGCTGGATCCTCGACCCCGACCGGAAGAAGATGTCCAAGTCCAAGGGGAACGTGGTCACCCCGATGGCCCTGCTGGAGCAGCACGGCTCCGACGCGGTCCGGTACTGGGCGGCGAACGGCAGGCCGGGCATGGATCTCGCCTTCGACCCGGCCCAGATCAAGGTCGGCCGACGGTTGGCCACCAAGCTGCTGAACGCGTCGAGGTTCGCCCTCGGGCTGGGCGCCGCCGACGCGTTGCGCGCCCCGGCGACCGAGCCGCTGGACCGCGCCATGCTCGCCGAACTCTCCGGCGTGGTCGCCGCCGCGACGTCCGCGCTGGAGGCGTACGACCACACGGCCGCGTTGCAGGTCGCCGAGGGCTTCTTCTGGCGGTTCTGCGACGACTACATCGAGCTGGTGAAGGAACGCGCCTACGGTTCCGGGCCGGGGGCGGACTCCGCCCGGGCGGCGCTGGCCAACGCGCTCTCGGCGCAGCTGCGGCTGTTCGCCCCGGTGCTGCCGTACGCGACCGAGGAGGTGTGGTCGTGGTGGCGGTACGGCTCGGTGCACCGCGCGCCCTGGCCGACCACGTACGAGGTGGACCGGGCGATCCAGGGGGCCGGCGAGCCGGCGCTGCTGCGGCTGGCCGCCGACGCGCTCGGCCAGGTGCGCCGGGCCAAGTCGGAGCGGAAACTGTCGATGAAGGCGGAGGTGCCGCTGGCTGAGGCGCTCGGCCCGGCGGCCCTGCTGGAGCAGCTCACGGTGATCGGCGACGACCTCCGGGCCGCCGGCCGCATCGCCAAACTGGACCTGCTCCCCGACCGGACCCCGGAACTCGTGATCGCCTGCGCCTTCTGA